One Oscillospiraceae bacterium genomic region harbors:
- a CDS encoding ABC transporter substrate-binding protein produces the protein MKKTMAWIMAAAMCLTATACGSTASSTASTAGSTAAGTVESSSVEGAFNLGLICPLSGSSAVSGQIMQNATKMAVDEINAAGGINGTIPINLVSVDDEGVPATSVTAMQKLVEQDKVNAVIGAQASSCTLANMEITKAAKIPQITPASSNVAVTQSGNDYIYQLTATDELHMRNVMGYMVDENNAKTFAILYESSDFGTGGFKIASTVCDDFGLEMVDSEVYNSGDTDFSVPLGKIKQANPDFVIFWGYHTEVAMICRQMQQYGIDLPCIGQGYNSPELTNLGGDAVNGVMISTAFDAANPDEKVQEFDKKYNELYGGGYDQNAPQSYDAVYIIKDAVERCIADGKDYTDGETLNSYIGNTQWQGATGLTTFDENGRMDKDLLVIAIENGEHVIVKNYN, from the coding sequence ATGAAAAAGACAATGGCTTGGATCATGGCCGCGGCCATGTGCCTTACCGCAACTGCCTGCGGCAGCACGGCTTCCTCCACTGCTTCTACTGCCGGTTCCACTGCTGCCGGTACTGTTGAATCTTCCAGCGTCGAAGGCGCTTTCAACCTGGGCCTGATCTGCCCGCTGTCCGGCTCCTCTGCCGTGTCCGGCCAGATCATGCAGAACGCTACCAAGATGGCCGTTGACGAGATCAACGCCGCTGGCGGCATCAATGGCACCATCCCCATCAACCTCGTTTCCGTCGATGATGAAGGTGTGCCTGCCACCTCCGTGACCGCCATGCAGAAGCTGGTGGAGCAGGACAAGGTCAACGCCGTTATCGGCGCGCAGGCTTCTTCCTGCACCCTGGCCAACATGGAGATCACCAAGGCCGCCAAGATTCCCCAGATCACCCCTGCTTCCTCCAACGTTGCTGTCACCCAGAGCGGCAACGACTACATCTACCAGCTGACCGCCACCGATGAGCTGCATATGCGCAACGTCATGGGCTACATGGTCGATGAAAACAACGCCAAGACTTTCGCCATCCTGTACGAGTCCTCCGACTTCGGCACCGGTGGTTTCAAGATTGCCAGCACCGTCTGCGATGACTTCGGCCTGGAAATGGTAGACAGCGAAGTCTACAACTCCGGCGACACCGACTTCTCCGTGCCCCTGGGCAAGATCAAGCAGGCCAATCCTGACTTTGTTATCTTCTGGGGCTATCACACCGAGGTTGCTATGATCTGCCGCCAGATGCAGCAGTACGGCATCGACCTGCCCTGCATCGGCCAGGGCTACAACTCTCCCGAGCTGACCAACCTGGGCGGTGACGCTGTCAACGGCGTGATGATCTCCACCGCGTTTGATGCTGCCAACCCCGATGAAAAGGTCCAGGAATTCGACAAGAAGTACAACGAGCTGTACGGCGGCGGCTACGACCAGAACGCCCCGCAGTCTTACGATGCTGTGTACATCATCAAGGATGCTGTCGAGCGCTGCATTGCTGACGGCAAGGACTACACCGACGGCGAGACCCTGAACAGCTACATCGGCAATACCCAGTGGCAGGGTGCCACCGGCCTGACCACCTTTGATGAGAACGGCCGTATGGACAAGGACCTGCTGGTCATCGCCATCGAGAACGGCGAGCATGTCATTGTGAAGAATTACAACTAA
- a CDS encoding branched-chain amino acid ABC transporter permease, giving the protein MLFQQILNGLTNGSLYALMAVGVTMVYKSLGMLNFAHGDIMMVGTFITLTFITKLGLPFYVSVPLGIICAAGLGFLLERVILRKVKFSSFVNLLIATVGVSYVLRNASMVIWGTNPQLFPSMFPSELIEIGEFRITPQSIGIIIISLAIITGLHFFFTKVKIGKCMQLANSDPEGAAMMGVNVTYMRFLTFGISAALACIAGVMIAPLTYARVDMSATIGMKAFAAAILGGIGNLWGALLGGIILGIVEAVGSAYISTAYRDAFSFIILFIVLFVKPTGLLNKKIENKL; this is encoded by the coding sequence ATGCTGTTTCAACAGATATTGAATGGTCTGACAAACGGCAGCCTGTATGCGCTGATGGCAGTCGGTGTTACGATGGTGTACAAATCCCTCGGCATGCTGAACTTTGCCCACGGCGACATTATGATGGTCGGCACGTTTATCACCCTTACTTTTATTACCAAACTGGGTCTCCCCTTTTATGTATCGGTGCCTCTGGGCATCATCTGCGCCGCAGGTCTCGGCTTCTTGCTGGAGCGCGTGATCCTGCGCAAGGTCAAATTTTCTTCGTTCGTCAACCTGCTGATCGCAACGGTCGGCGTTTCCTACGTGCTGCGCAATGCGTCCATGGTCATCTGGGGCACCAACCCGCAGCTGTTCCCCAGCATGTTCCCCTCGGAACTGATCGAAATTGGCGAGTTCCGCATCACCCCGCAGTCTATCGGCATTATCATCATCTCGCTGGCTATCATCACCGGCCTGCATTTCTTCTTTACCAAAGTCAAGATCGGCAAGTGCATGCAGCTTGCCAACTCTGACCCTGAGGGCGCTGCCATGATGGGTGTCAACGTCACCTACATGCGCTTCCTCACTTTTGGTATCAGCGCGGCACTGGCCTGCATTGCCGGTGTCATGATTGCCCCGCTGACCTACGCCCGTGTTGACATGAGCGCCACCATCGGTATGAAAGCCTTCGCCGCTGCTATCCTTGGCGGTATCGGCAACCTGTGGGGTGCCTTGCTGGGCGGCATCATCCTGGGCATCGTCGAAGCCGTTGGCTCGGCCTACATCTCCACTGCCTACCGTGATGCATTCTCGTTCATCATCCTGTTCATCGTCCTGTTTGTCAAGCCCACCGGCCTGCTGAACAAGAAGATCGAAAACAAACTGTAA
- a CDS encoding branched-chain amino acid ABC transporter permease, producing the protein MTRTKKSAALLKILVIAAILILLPIVTPNMYIMQIINMIGIYIILGIGINVLTGYTGQLSLGQAAFFGIGAYTAALMNTRAGLQFIPCLLGSVVVTAFFGVVLAIPALKVKGSYLALLTMGFGEVVRIVMINWTPVTNGTAGVLGIQSPVIFGFSFDTLKKYYFLILLFVLLGLAYESIIIRTRTGRAFIAIREDNEAAELTGIDVTAYKIKAFVLSAVYCGVAGCLYAMMIKYVSPDTFVSNTSSVILWTAIVGGFGTVIGPVLGGIIMQVLPEALRFLGDWRLVVYGVILLVVILRFPGGLYPYIKRFIVSHSKKQPQAAEQKEG; encoded by the coding sequence ATGACGAGAACCAAGAAAAGCGCTGCTCTCCTGAAAATTCTGGTGATCGCAGCGATTTTGATCCTGCTGCCGATCGTCACCCCAAACATGTATATCATGCAGATCATTAACATGATCGGTATCTATATCATCCTGGGCATTGGCATCAACGTGCTGACTGGCTACACCGGCCAGCTGTCCCTGGGCCAGGCCGCATTCTTCGGCATCGGCGCTTACACCGCCGCGTTGATGAACACCCGCGCCGGGCTGCAGTTTATCCCCTGCCTGCTGGGTTCTGTGGTCGTTACCGCGTTCTTCGGCGTGGTTCTGGCCATCCCCGCTCTGAAAGTCAAAGGTTCCTACCTGGCCCTGCTGACCATGGGCTTCGGCGAAGTGGTCCGCATTGTAATGATCAACTGGACCCCCGTCACCAACGGCACCGCCGGTGTGCTGGGTATCCAGAGCCCCGTCATCTTCGGCTTTTCCTTTGACACACTGAAGAAATACTACTTCCTCATCCTCCTGTTTGTGCTGCTGGGTCTGGCCTATGAGAGCATCATCATCCGCACCCGCACCGGCCGCGCTTTTATCGCCATCCGCGAAGATAACGAAGCGGCCGAGCTGACCGGCATCGACGTCACTGCTTACAAAATCAAGGCGTTCGTTCTTAGCGCTGTCTACTGCGGCGTCGCCGGCTGCCTGTACGCCATGATGATCAAGTACGTCAGCCCCGATACCTTCGTATCCAACACTTCCAGCGTTATCCTGTGGACTGCCATCGTCGGCGGCTTCGGCACCGTTATCGGCCCCGTCCTCGGTGGTATCATCATGCAGGTCCTGCCCGAAGCGCTGCGCTTCCTGGGTGACTGGCGTCTGGTCGTCTACGGTGTGATTTTGCTGGTCGTCATTCTGCGCTTCCCCGGCGGCCTGTATCCCTACATCAAGCGTTTTATCGTCAGCCATAGTAAAAAACAGCCTCAAGCGGCGGAACAGAAAGAGGGGTGA
- a CDS encoding ABC transporter ATP-binding protein yields the protein MAILELKDVTKKFGGLTAVDGVNLKVEENQICALIGPNGAGKTTVFNMITGAYQVTSGDVIFNGESICGKKPHQIVEKGIARTFQNIRLFKSATVLENVMTGFHCKTKTGMFNVIFNYRKCMQEEAECREKALEILRFLGLEDVKDLEARNIPYGHQRLLEIGRALATSPKLLLLDEPAAGMNSQEKKELVNTIRKIRDTYHLAVLLVEHDMELVMGISENITVINFGRPIACGTAEEIQSNNDVIEAYLGRSDDE from the coding sequence ATGGCGATCCTGGAACTGAAAGACGTAACCAAAAAGTTCGGCGGCCTGACGGCTGTTGACGGCGTGAACCTGAAAGTGGAGGAAAACCAGATCTGCGCCCTGATCGGCCCCAACGGTGCCGGTAAAACCACTGTGTTCAACATGATCACCGGTGCATATCAGGTCACCAGCGGCGATGTGATCTTTAACGGCGAAAGTATCTGCGGTAAAAAACCGCACCAAATCGTGGAAAAGGGAATTGCCCGTACTTTCCAGAATATCCGCCTGTTCAAGTCTGCCACAGTGCTGGAAAACGTCATGACCGGCTTCCACTGCAAGACCAAGACCGGCATGTTCAACGTTATCTTCAACTACCGCAAGTGTATGCAGGAAGAAGCCGAGTGCCGCGAAAAGGCGCTGGAGATTCTGCGCTTCCTGGGGCTTGAGGACGTCAAGGACCTCGAAGCCCGCAACATCCCTTACGGTCACCAGCGTCTGCTGGAGATCGGCCGCGCGCTGGCTACCTCGCCCAAGCTGCTGCTGCTGGACGAGCCTGCCGCCGGCATGAACTCGCAGGAGAAGAAAGAACTGGTCAACACCATCCGTAAAATCCGTGACACCTATCATCTGGCCGTCCTGCTGGTCGAGCATGATATGGAATTGGTCATGGGCATCTCTGAAAACATTACGGTCATCAACTTCGGCCGCCCCATTGCCTGCGGCACGGCCGAGGAGATCCAGAGCAACAACGATGTTATTGAAGCCTACTTGGGAAGGAGCGACGATGAATAA
- a CDS encoding ABC transporter ATP-binding protein encodes MAENIMKITNLSSSYGNIKALKSIDIEINKGEIVSLLGANGAGKSTLMKSILGMVHIDEGSILYKGQELVGKKSHEIVPMGISLVPEGRKIFIELSVEKNLEIGTFFRKRPPERDKELLDMVYKVFPRLYERRNQLGGTLSGGEQQMLAVGRAIMSDPELLMLDEPSMGLAPLVIAEVFQVIKKVNEMGITVLLVEQNAKQALKISDRAYLMNTGKIVVAGTGDDFLKGDVLTSVYLGGKKE; translated from the coding sequence ATGGCTGAGAATATCATGAAGATCACCAACCTGTCTTCTTCCTACGGCAACATCAAAGCCCTGAAAAGCATCGATATTGAAATCAATAAAGGCGAGATTGTCTCGCTGCTGGGTGCCAACGGCGCCGGCAAGTCCACCCTGATGAAATCCATCCTGGGCATGGTCCATATCGATGAGGGCAGCATCCTGTACAAAGGCCAGGAACTGGTTGGCAAAAAGAGCCACGAGATCGTACCCATGGGCATTTCTCTGGTGCCCGAGGGCCGCAAGATCTTTATTGAACTGTCGGTCGAAAAGAACCTGGAGATTGGCACCTTCTTCCGCAAACGTCCCCCGGAGCGTGATAAGGAACTGCTGGACATGGTCTACAAGGTGTTTCCCCGTCTGTACGAGCGTCGCAACCAGCTGGGCGGCACCCTCTCCGGCGGCGAACAGCAGATGCTGGCCGTGGGCCGTGCCATCATGTCCGACCCCGAACTGCTGATGCTGGATGAACCCTCCATGGGCCTGGCCCCGCTGGTCATCGCCGAGGTATTCCAGGTCATCAAGAAAGTCAACGAGATGGGCATTACCGTCCTGCTGGTCGAGCAGAACGCCAAGCAGGCCTTGAAGATCAGTGACCGCGCTTACCTGATGAACACCGGCAAGATCGTCGTGGCCGGTACCGGCGACGACTTCCTGAAGGGCGACGTGCTGACCAGCGTTTACCTGGGCGGCAAAAAGGAGTGA
- a CDS encoding polya polymerase yields MTLENISNIDGLFAVINQCTGNVELISDEGDCINLKSRLAQYMTVAGAFSDGYIRSLRLRVEKDEDKVRIFDFILSGEAEK; encoded by the coding sequence ATGACTCTGGAAAACATCTCCAACATCGACGGGCTGTTCGCCGTCATCAATCAGTGCACCGGCAACGTGGAACTGATCTCTGACGAGGGCGACTGCATCAACCTGAAGTCCCGCCTGGCCCAGTACATGACCGTGGCCGGTGCTTTCTCCGATGGTTACATCCGCAGCCTACGCCTGCGCGTTGAGAAAGACGAGGACAAGGTCCGCATCTTTGACTTCATTCTCAGCGGTGAGGCCGAGAAGTAA
- a CDS encoding DUF1848 domain-containing protein: MILQTGFRTDIPAFYSEWFANRLRAGYVLVRNPYNPQAVTRYELNPDMVDLIGFCTKNPAPMLPKMDLLRSYGQYWFVTITPYGPEIEPHVPPKETVLCDFVALSEIVGPDSIGWRYDPIFLSDTYTVERHIQEFTRMAAVLAGHTHTCVISFIDLYEKVRRNFPQVQGVSRADRLTLGKAFVEIGRQYGLTIRPCAEGDELAPYGADCGGCMTQQIFETALHRRLHLPPGKNSRKECACFMTADIGAYNTCGHLCRYCYANYSKELVAQNMRQHDPQSPFLIGHSLPGDVIHQAQQESWVENQLSLFDLL; encoded by the coding sequence ATGATTTTGCAGACAGGGTTTCGCACGGATATCCCGGCATTTTACAGTGAGTGGTTTGCCAACCGGCTGCGGGCCGGGTATGTGCTGGTACGCAACCCCTACAACCCCCAGGCTGTGACGCGGTACGAGCTGAACCCGGACATGGTGGATTTGATCGGCTTCTGCACCAAAAATCCCGCGCCGATGCTGCCGAAGATGGATCTGCTGCGTTCCTATGGGCAGTACTGGTTCGTCACCATCACACCCTATGGGCCTGAGATTGAGCCGCATGTGCCGCCGAAAGAGACCGTACTGTGTGATTTTGTTGCCTTATCCGAGATTGTCGGCCCGGACAGCATCGGCTGGCGGTATGACCCGATTTTTCTTTCCGACACCTATACGGTTGAACGCCACATTCAGGAGTTCACCCGCATGGCAGCGGTTCTGGCCGGGCACACCCACACCTGCGTTATCAGCTTTATTGATCTGTACGAGAAAGTGCGGCGCAATTTTCCGCAGGTGCAGGGTGTCTCCCGTGCCGACCGGCTCACGCTGGGCAAGGCTTTTGTGGAGATTGGGCGGCAGTACGGCCTTACGATACGTCCCTGTGCCGAGGGAGACGAACTGGCCCCTTATGGCGCGGATTGCGGCGGCTGCATGACCCAGCAGATTTTTGAAACCGCACTGCATCGTCGCCTGCACCTGCCGCCGGGTAAAAACTCCCGCAAAGAGTGCGCCTGCTTTATGACCGCCGACATCGGCGCATACAACACCTGTGGCCACCTGTGCCGCTACTGCTACGCCAACTACAGCAAGGAGCTGGTGGCGCAGAATATGCGGCAGCATGACCCGCAGTCCCCTTTTTTAATAGGGCACAGCCTGCCGGGCGATGTCATCCACCAGGCGCAGCAGGAAAGCTGGGTGGAGAATCAGCTTTCGCTGTTTGATCTTTTATAA
- a CDS encoding nitroreductase family protein produces the protein MDFAQVIKDRYSCKKYDGKPVTAEQLSSILEAGRLAPTAKNLQEQHIYVVQSAEGLAKIDKLTPCRYGAPTVLVVAFNKDSVFTYPGGKHSSGAEDAAIVATHLMLAATNAAVDSCWINFFNPEAAAKALGLPENEEVLMLLDLGHAAEDGKPLPNHSSRKALTETVSYL, from the coding sequence ATGGATTTTGCACAGGTGATCAAAGACCGCTATTCCTGCAAGAAGTACGATGGCAAGCCTGTCACAGCAGAGCAACTGAGCAGCATTCTGGAGGCTGGCCGCCTGGCCCCCACCGCCAAGAACCTGCAGGAGCAGCATATTTATGTTGTCCAGTCCGCCGAGGGGCTGGCCAAAATTGACAAGCTCACTCCCTGCCGCTATGGCGCGCCCACAGTGCTGGTAGTGGCCTTTAACAAGGACAGCGTGTTCACCTACCCCGGCGGCAAGCACAGTTCCGGCGCTGAGGATGCCGCCATCGTGGCTACCCACCTGATGCTGGCCGCCACCAATGCCGCGGTAGATAGCTGCTGGATCAACTTCTTCAACCCCGAAGCTGCCGCCAAAGCGCTGGGCCTGCCGGAGAATGAGGAAGTACTGATGCTGCTGGACTTGGGTCATGCTGCTGAGGATGGCAAGCCCCTGCCGAACCACAGTTCCCGCAAAGCGCTCACTGAGACCGTAAGTTACCTTTGA
- a CDS encoding MarR family transcriptional regulator: MLDQTFGQVYTKFKLHFYKQIFSRFEDREATLTTVESFCMEVIMALGEPTIAQFSHMMNLSTPNAAYKINSLVKKGYVERIRSTTDKREYRLRPTQKYIDYYNISYSYLHLVMERAKQRFSPDDLAKLEEMLQVVSDELMPEIQLPK; the protein is encoded by the coding sequence ATGCTGGACCAGACATTCGGACAGGTATATACCAAATTCAAGCTGCATTTCTATAAGCAGATCTTCAGCCGATTCGAGGACCGCGAAGCTACGCTGACGACTGTAGAATCTTTCTGCATGGAAGTTATCATGGCATTGGGCGAACCTACGATCGCGCAGTTCAGCCACATGATGAACCTTTCCACCCCCAACGCTGCCTATAAGATCAACTCGCTGGTTAAAAAAGGCTATGTCGAGCGCATCCGGTCTACTACCGACAAACGCGAATACCGTCTGCGCCCAACCCAAAAGTACATTGATTACTACAACATCAGCTATTCCTACCTGCACCTGGTCATGGAGCGCGCTAAACAGCGCTTCAGCCCCGATGACCTGGCTAAACTGGAAGAAATGCTGCAAGTCGTCTCCGACGAGTTGATGCCGGAGATTCAACTGCCCAAATAA
- the fabZ gene encoding 3-hydroxyacyl-ACP dehydratase FabZ, translated as MNYTPNEPPRTLTAAEIEKILPHRYPFALVDKILDYTPGQWARGVKCVTRTEPFFQGHFPGHPVMPGVLILEALAQTGAVAALSLSENRGKLALFGGVKNARFRRQVVPGDVLTLECELVEQHGPVGIGKATAWVDGVRAANAELTFVLADA; from the coding sequence ATGAACTATACACCCAATGAACCGCCCCGGACCCTGACGGCGGCTGAGATCGAAAAAATTCTGCCGCACCGTTACCCGTTTGCTTTGGTGGATAAAATCTTGGACTACACCCCCGGCCAATGGGCGCGGGGCGTCAAATGCGTGACCCGCACAGAACCGTTTTTTCAGGGGCATTTTCCCGGCCACCCGGTCATGCCCGGCGTGCTGATTCTAGAGGCGCTTGCCCAAACCGGCGCGGTGGCCGCATTAAGCCTGTCGGAAAACCGTGGAAAGCTCGCCTTGTTCGGCGGTGTGAAAAACGCCCGCTTCCGCCGTCAGGTCGTGCCCGGCGATGTACTGACTTTGGAATGTGAACTGGTAGAACAGCATGGTCCGGTAGGCATCGGTAAGGCTACCGCCTGGGTGGACGGCGTGCGCGCGGCCAACGCCGAACTAACGTTTGTTCTCGCGGATGCCTGA
- the fabF gene encoding beta-ketoacyl-ACP synthase II translates to MKTEKKRRVVITGLGTVNPTGNTVAESWAAIKDGRCAVEPITAFDTADFKVKLAAEVKNFDPAERIDKREARKMARFTQFAVAAAEEAIGDSGLTLEEIDRTRFGVILSSGIGGLPTIEEEHTRGQQRGFEKVSPYFVPMSIGNMAAGQIAIRFGLQGMCSCPTTACAGGTNAIGDAFHRIRDGYEDRMLCGGSESCISLLGVGGFASMKALCTADDPARASIPFDARRSGFVMGEGSGVLLLEELEAARARGAKIYAEVVGYGANCDAYHFTAPAPGGAGGAACMRLALADGGVAPEQIGYINAHGTSTHLNDSCETAAIKTVFGGHAYKLAVSSTKSMTGHLLGGAGGVEGVFTALALHDAFLPATINLQEPDPELDLDYIPNQGRAAQVEYAMSDSLGFGGHNACVVFKRWEE, encoded by the coding sequence ATGAAAACAGAAAAGAAACGCCGGGTCGTTATCACCGGCCTTGGCACGGTAAACCCTACCGGCAATACGGTGGCAGAAAGCTGGGCCGCTATTAAAGATGGCCGCTGTGCCGTTGAGCCAATTACCGCTTTTGACACGGCCGATTTTAAAGTAAAACTGGCCGCAGAAGTCAAGAACTTTGATCCTGCCGAACGCATTGACAAGCGCGAAGCCCGCAAAATGGCACGCTTTACCCAGTTCGCCGTAGCCGCCGCCGAGGAAGCGATTGGCGACAGCGGCCTTACGCTGGAAGAAATCGACCGCACACGATTCGGGGTTATTCTTTCCAGCGGCATCGGCGGCCTGCCCACGATCGAGGAAGAACATACCCGCGGCCAGCAGCGTGGTTTTGAAAAAGTCAGCCCCTATTTTGTCCCCATGTCCATCGGCAATATGGCGGCGGGACAGATTGCCATCCGTTTTGGCTTGCAGGGCATGTGCAGCTGCCCCACCACCGCCTGCGCAGGCGGCACGAATGCAATCGGCGATGCGTTCCATCGTATCCGCGATGGGTACGAGGACCGCATGCTCTGCGGCGGCAGCGAAAGCTGCATCAGTCTGCTGGGTGTGGGCGGCTTTGCCAGCATGAAAGCCCTTTGCACGGCGGATGACCCGGCTCGGGCCTCGATTCCTTTTGATGCCCGCCGCAGCGGTTTTGTGATGGGCGAGGGCAGCGGTGTACTGCTGCTGGAAGAGTTGGAAGCTGCCCGGGCACGCGGTGCCAAAATTTATGCCGAGGTCGTTGGCTATGGCGCTAACTGTGATGCCTATCACTTTACCGCCCCGGCACCAGGCGGCGCAGGTGGTGCGGCCTGCATGCGGCTGGCGCTGGCCGATGGCGGGGTGGCGCCTGAACAGATCGGCTACATCAACGCCCACGGAACATCCACTCACCTGAACGACAGCTGTGAGACGGCCGCCATCAAAACGGTGTTCGGCGGCCACGCGTACAAACTGGCCGTGTCTTCTACCAAGTCGATGACCGGCCATCTGCTGGGCGGTGCCGGCGGAGTAGAGGGCGTATTTACCGCGCTGGCCCTGCACGACGCCTTTTTGCCCGCTACCATCAATTTACAAGAGCCTGACCCCGAGCTGGATCTTGATTATATCCCCAACCAGGGCCGCGCAGCGCAGGTGGAGTACGCTATGAGCGACAGCCTGGGCTTTGGCGGTCACAACGCCTGTGTGGTGTTCAAACGCTGGGAGGAATAA
- the fabG gene encoding 3-oxoacyl-[acyl-carrier-protein] reductase: protein MPQTETLRRAALVTGGAKGIGRAICLALAENGVNIAVNYAGSAAAAEETAADCRALGVQAITLQADVRSPEACQKLVEDTVAAFGRIDVLVNNAGITADKLLLRMTEADFDNVLAANLKGAFFCTKAATRFMMHQRYGRIVSVSSVVGLHGNAGQANYAASKAGLIGLTKSVAKEYAARNITANAVAPGFIATDMTAAMPEAARAAAAASIPAGKIGHAEDVAAAVAFLAGEQAGYITGQVLCVDGGMGM, encoded by the coding sequence ATGCCGCAAACCGAAACCCTGCGCCGTGCCGCCCTGGTTACAGGCGGGGCCAAAGGCATCGGCCGGGCCATCTGCTTGGCGCTGGCCGAAAACGGCGTGAACATCGCCGTTAACTACGCCGGCAGTGCCGCCGCTGCCGAGGAAACGGCCGCAGACTGCCGCGCCCTTGGTGTGCAGGCCATCACGCTGCAGGCGGATGTACGCAGCCCCGAAGCCTGCCAGAAACTGGTGGAAGATACCGTTGCCGCTTTTGGACGGATCGACGTGCTTGTCAACAACGCGGGCATTACCGCCGACAAATTGCTGCTGCGCATGACCGAAGCTGATTTTGACAACGTGCTTGCCGCCAACCTGAAAGGGGCATTTTTCTGCACTAAGGCGGCCACCCGCTTTATGATGCACCAGCGGTATGGGCGCATCGTAAGCGTCAGCAGTGTGGTCGGGCTGCACGGCAACGCGGGCCAGGCCAACTACGCGGCCAGCAAGGCGGGGCTGATCGGCCTGACGAAAAGCGTTGCCAAAGAGTATGCCGCCCGCAATATCACTGCCAATGCGGTAGCACCCGGCTTTATAGCAACGGATATGACCGCCGCCATGCCGGAAGCTGCCCGCGCGGCTGCCGCGGCATCCATCCCGGCAGGTAAAATCGGCCATGCCGAGGATGTTGCGGCAGCGGTGGCTTTTCTGGCAGGGGAGCAAGCCGGTTACATTACCGGCCAGGTCCTTTGCGTTGACGGTGGAATGGGAATGTGA
- the fabD gene encoding ACP S-malonyltransferase — MKLAFLYAGQGSQHAGMGQDLYEAFPAFRAAFDEAAAAVDFDLKEVCFTDTTGVLNETQYTQPCMTAFAAGLTAVLREAGVTPDYAAGLSLGEYSALACAGVFDVRTAVALTAFRGKAMAAAAAGHTCGMTAVLGLDEAPLQACCDTAADEGIVQICNYNCPGQLVIGGDKAAVDKAAALALAAGARRCLPLNVSGPFHTSLMHPAGDALREKFSAIRFAPMQLPVLFNCLGHEMAESDTIAALLEKQVQSGVRWEATIRRLAELGVDTAIEIGPGRVLTGFVKKTVGSAISCYPVETATQLQQLLRTMKGA, encoded by the coding sequence ATGAAACTAGCATTTTTATACGCCGGGCAGGGCAGCCAGCACGCCGGTATGGGCCAGGACCTTTACGAGGCTTTCCCGGCGTTCCGCGCCGCTTTTGACGAAGCTGCGGCGGCAGTGGATTTTGATTTGAAAGAAGTCTGCTTTACTGACACAACAGGTGTACTGAACGAGACCCAATACACCCAGCCCTGCATGACGGCGTTTGCCGCTGGCCTTACTGCCGTACTGCGGGAGGCAGGTGTTACACCGGATTATGCGGCGGGGCTGTCTTTGGGAGAGTATTCTGCCCTGGCATGTGCGGGGGTGTTTGATGTGCGGACGGCGGTTGCCTTAACGGCTTTTCGCGGTAAGGCGATGGCCGCGGCTGCGGCCGGGCACACTTGCGGAATGACAGCCGTTTTGGGGCTGGACGAAGCTCCCTTGCAGGCATGCTGCGATACAGCTGCCGACGAGGGCATTGTGCAGATCTGCAACTACAACTGCCCAGGCCAGTTGGTCATTGGCGGTGACAAAGCCGCGGTGGACAAAGCTGCCGCGCTGGCGCTTGCTGCCGGGGCACGGCGCTGCCTGCCGCTGAACGTCAGTGGCCCGTTCCATACCTCGTTGATGCACCCGGCCGGGGACGCGCTGAGAGAGAAATTTAGCGCCATCCGCTTTGCGCCGATGCAGCTCCCCGTGCTGTTCAACTGCCTGGGGCACGAGATGGCGGAAAGCGACACCATTGCCGCGCTGCTGGAAAAACAGGTGCAGTCCGGCGTGCGTTGGGAAGCGACCATCCGCCGCCTGGCAGAATTGGGCGTGGACACCGCCATTGAGATCGGCCCTGGCAGGGTGCTGACCGGTTTTGTTAAAAAGACCGTAGGAAGTGCCATCTCGTGCTACCCGGTGGAAACTGCCACGCAGCTGCAACAGTTGCTGCGCACCATGAAAGGAGCCTGA